A single region of the Photobacterium sanguinicancri genome encodes:
- the putA gene encoding bifunctional proline dehydrogenase/L-glutamate gamma-semialdehyde dehydrogenase PutA — translation MFNAVDALQPSFIDRPLSSLWQLISPLYSVDESLWLAQLLPMAEPSEQERKQTTDSAAELIARVRADKTAVQMIDALLLEYSLDTKEGILLMCLAEALMRIPDAATADALIRDKLSVADWKSHLKNSESLFVNASTWGLMLTGKVVTMDAKSDGQPSHVINRLVNKMSEPVIRQAMNQAMKIMGHQFVLGRTIAEAMKNGKDKRDQGFTYSFDMLGEAALTQQDAQKYFKDYIMAIEAVGRNGYHNPKSPDPTVSIKLSALHPRYDVANEARVLDEMYLSVLSLLARARELNVGITIDAEEADRLELSLKLFEKLYRSDEVKGWGRFGLVVQAYSKRALPVLTWLAALSKQQGDVIPLRLVKGAYWDSELKMSQQSGYAAYPVFTRKEGTDTSYLACARLLLATHFRGLIYPQFASHNAHTVSAIVAMAEHKDFEFQRLHGMGDALYNHAMDMYQTNVRIYAPVGSHKDLLPYLVRRLLENGANSSFVHRLVDADCPIDTLTEHPVDILKSRPSLHNGLIALPPAIFGESRQNSEGINIEIESEWTPFKTSIDVFNETQWQAGPIVNGERLVGKTLSGEAPACEVLAITAPYDRRESVGEVSFATRDLVIEAIDVASNAYPEWSQTPVAERAACLVRLADLLEANTGELVALCHREAGKTIQDGIDEIREAVDFCRFYAHQAATEFAQPHIIETYDGATKQLTYQGRGVFACISPWNFPLAIFLGQVSAALVAGNTVVAKPAEQTSIIAFRAIEMMLEAGVPNGAIQLLPGTGAEVGAALTSDIRVAGVAFTGSTETAQRINRTLVARDCAPVPFVAETGGQNAMIVDSTALPEQVVRDVVRSAFASAGQRCSALRVLFVQKDIADRIVGLIKGAMAELSVGRPELHSTDVGPVIDKTARDKLVTHIQALKNRATLIAQAELPEVCQYGDFVAPTAFEISNIDVLENENFGPILHVVRFDAGKLDQVIDQINHTGFGLTLGVHSRNERTYSYIEQRMRVGNCYINRDQVGAVVGVQPFGGQGLSGTGPKAGGPHYLYRFTQDVYAV, via the coding sequence ATGTTTAATGCGGTAGATGCACTTCAGCCATCTTTTATCGACAGGCCATTATCGTCATTGTGGCAGTTAATCTCTCCACTGTACTCAGTGGACGAATCGCTGTGGTTAGCGCAACTACTTCCGATGGCTGAGCCATCTGAGCAAGAACGTAAACAGACGACTGATAGTGCCGCTGAGCTGATCGCGCGTGTACGTGCTGATAAGACAGCCGTACAAATGATTGATGCTTTATTGCTTGAATACAGCCTAGATACTAAAGAAGGCATTTTACTTATGTGCTTGGCGGAAGCCCTAATGCGCATTCCTGATGCAGCCACAGCAGATGCACTTATTCGTGACAAACTCAGCGTAGCGGATTGGAAGTCTCACCTTAAGAATTCAGAATCCTTGTTTGTGAATGCGTCCACATGGGGGCTCATGCTAACAGGGAAAGTGGTCACTATGGACGCTAAGTCCGATGGTCAGCCAAGTCATGTGATCAACCGTCTTGTGAACAAAATGTCTGAACCTGTGATCCGCCAAGCCATGAACCAAGCGATGAAGATCATGGGGCATCAGTTTGTTTTAGGCAGAACCATTGCAGAAGCAATGAAAAATGGCAAAGATAAACGTGATCAAGGGTTTACCTATTCATTTGATATGTTGGGTGAGGCGGCACTGACGCAGCAAGATGCTCAAAAGTATTTCAAAGACTATATTATGGCGATCGAAGCCGTAGGGCGTAACGGTTACCATAACCCCAAGTCACCAGATCCCACTGTGTCTATCAAGCTGTCTGCTTTGCACCCGCGTTATGATGTAGCCAACGAAGCCCGCGTATTAGATGAAATGTATCTGTCGGTATTATCACTATTAGCGCGAGCGCGTGAACTCAATGTTGGGATCACGATTGATGCAGAAGAAGCTGATCGCCTAGAGTTATCGTTAAAACTTTTTGAAAAACTGTACCGCTCTGACGAAGTAAAAGGGTGGGGACGTTTTGGTTTAGTGGTACAAGCTTATTCTAAACGAGCGCTACCCGTGCTGACTTGGCTTGCGGCGTTAAGTAAACAGCAAGGCGATGTGATCCCATTACGCTTAGTCAAAGGAGCGTACTGGGATAGCGAGCTTAAAATGTCGCAGCAAAGTGGTTATGCCGCTTACCCTGTTTTTACTCGAAAAGAAGGGACAGATACGTCTTACTTAGCATGTGCTCGCCTGCTATTAGCGACTCATTTTCGTGGTCTGATTTACCCGCAATTTGCTAGTCATAATGCACATACCGTTTCAGCGATTGTCGCAATGGCGGAGCATAAAGATTTTGAATTCCAACGCCTACATGGCATGGGCGATGCGCTTTATAACCATGCGATGGACATGTATCAGACCAATGTACGTATTTACGCGCCAGTTGGTAGTCATAAAGATTTACTGCCGTATTTAGTACGTCGCTTGTTAGAAAATGGTGCGAATAGCTCTTTTGTGCACCGTTTGGTAGATGCTGATTGTCCGATTGATACCTTGACGGAACACCCTGTCGATATTTTGAAATCACGTCCGAGTTTACACAATGGCTTGATAGCACTGCCCCCTGCTATTTTTGGCGAATCACGTCAAAACTCCGAGGGTATCAATATCGAGATTGAATCCGAGTGGACCCCCTTTAAAACGTCGATTGATGTATTTAACGAGACCCAATGGCAAGCTGGCCCGATTGTAAATGGTGAGCGTTTAGTCGGAAAAACACTTAGTGGTGAAGCGCCAGCTTGTGAGGTTTTGGCAATCACTGCACCGTACGATCGTCGAGAGTCCGTTGGTGAAGTCAGTTTCGCTACGCGTGATCTTGTTATTGAAGCGATTGATGTTGCGTCGAATGCTTACCCTGAATGGTCACAAACTCCCGTTGCTGAGCGCGCTGCTTGCTTAGTGCGACTCGCTGATTTGTTGGAAGCGAACACGGGTGAGTTGGTCGCCTTATGTCATCGTGAAGCGGGTAAAACCATTCAAGATGGTATTGATGAAATTCGTGAAGCGGTGGATTTTTGCCGTTTTTATGCCCATCAAGCGGCCACGGAATTTGCTCAGCCACATATTATAGAAACCTATGATGGTGCAACAAAACAGCTAACCTACCAAGGGCGTGGTGTTTTTGCTTGTATCAGCCCATGGAACTTCCCTCTGGCTATTTTCTTAGGCCAAGTATCAGCGGCATTAGTCGCGGGTAATACCGTTGTCGCTAAGCCTGCCGAGCAAACATCGATTATTGCGTTTAGAGCAATCGAGATGATGTTGGAAGCGGGTGTGCCGAATGGGGCCATTCAATTACTACCTGGCACTGGCGCAGAAGTGGGGGCGGCATTAACGTCTGACATTCGTGTCGCGGGTGTTGCGTTTACGGGGTCAACAGAAACAGCGCAACGTATTAACCGTACGCTTGTGGCTCGTGATTGTGCTCCTGTTCCATTTGTTGCTGAGACCGGTGGACAAAATGCCATGATTGTCGATAGCACAGCACTGCCAGAGCAAGTTGTTCGTGATGTTGTGCGTTCCGCGTTTGCATCTGCAGGTCAACGTTGTTCTGCATTACGAGTGTTGTTTGTCCAAAAAGATATTGCAGATCGGATTGTGGGCTTGATTAAAGGCGCGATGGCAGAGCTCTCGGTTGGACGCCCTGAACTGCACAGTACCGATGTGGGTCCTGTGATTGATAAAACCGCGCGTGACAAGTTAGTTACCCATATTCAAGCACTGAAAAACAGAGCGACGTTAATCGCACAAGCAGAATTACCAGAGGTCTGCCAATACGGTGACTTCGTAGCGCCCACCGCCTTCGAAATTAGCAATATTGATGTATTAGAAAACGAAAACTTTGGACCGATTTTGCATGTCGTCCGATTTGATGCAGGCAAACTCGATCAAGTCATTGATCAAATTAACCATACGGGATTTGGCTTAACACTTGGCGTTCACAGCCGTAATGAACGCACATACAGCTATATAGAGCAACGTATGCGTGTGGGGAACTGCTATATCAACCGTGATCAGGTTGGCGCAGTCGTTGGGGTACAACCGTTTGGTGGTCAGGGGTTATCTGGCACTGGACCGAAAGCGGGTGGCCCACACTATTTATACCGTTTCACGCAAGACGTTTACGCGGTGTAA
- a CDS encoding AraC family transcriptional regulator, producing the protein MAEKYKPSEIVMLPEQMAHHNHGYNQVVIGLSGQTEFDIEGYGNLVGPGQGCLVSSDSEHAFSGLGKNEILVLNVPEVLAQHDYATERVERLFTQSSYFHLDTQVQTLIKALTAEMMASPDDLLLSRACTDTLMCVLQRHFKPVASDRYLPRLNMDIVDQYILQHITRKISVLQLAGLVYLGESQFHLLFKTQTGMTPHHYVLQKRLDLAKQLLDESGLSLAQVAQSCGFSSQSSFTQAFSRCYGMPPAKYRKAFS; encoded by the coding sequence ATGGCTGAAAAATATAAACCCTCTGAAATTGTTATGTTGCCCGAACAGATGGCACACCATAACCATGGTTATAACCAAGTTGTGATCGGGTTATCTGGTCAAACGGAATTTGATATTGAAGGTTATGGAAACTTGGTCGGTCCTGGTCAAGGTTGCCTTGTAAGTTCGGATTCTGAGCATGCATTTTCAGGTTTAGGTAAAAATGAGATCTTAGTGTTGAATGTGCCCGAAGTGCTGGCGCAACATGACTATGCCACAGAAAGAGTAGAACGCTTATTTACTCAATCGAGTTATTTTCATCTTGATACCCAAGTGCAAACCCTAATCAAAGCACTGACGGCTGAAATGATGGCAAGTCCTGATGATTTATTATTGAGTAGAGCCTGTACCGACACATTAATGTGCGTGTTACAGCGTCACTTTAAGCCTGTCGCTTCAGATAGATATTTACCGCGTTTAAATATGGATATTGTCGATCAATATATTTTGCAGCACATAACGCGGAAAATTTCGGTATTGCAGCTTGCGGGTTTAGTTTATCTTGGCGAAAGTCAGTTTCACCTTTTATTTAAAACACAGACAGGCATGACGCCTCATCATTATGTGCTACAGAAAAGACTCGATCTTGCCAAGCAGTTACTCGATGAATCTGGCTTGAGTTTGGCTCAGGTGGCCCAATCTTGTGGTTTTAGTAGCCAGAGTAGTTTTACTCAAGCTTTTTCCCGTTGTTACGGTATGCCACCAGCAAAATACCGTAAGGCATTTTCGTAA
- a CDS encoding AEC family transporter: MNAFIEQLFFSISVTGPIFIMLALGVVLKSNGLIDEKFTEGGSRLVFNVTLPALLFLSVVKADLQQAGHFQLIAFALIGNMALFGLFELLCGTMIKKRSDLGVVVQGAFRANTGIIGLAYAANAYGEEGLVIGSLYVAAITVLYNILAVITLTRHSETNTQLNIRHLLHSIIRNPLIISILIAIPISYLHIELPNILLQSGRYFADMTLPLALLCTGASLDFRQLKQESTSANVAGFSRLVIAPTLLTITGYLLGFRSVELGIIFLMSAAPTAAASYVMAHSMGANAKLAANIIALTTIASTFTCSLGITLLNMWTK; encoded by the coding sequence ATGAACGCATTTATCGAGCAGCTATTTTTTTCCATTTCAGTCACCGGCCCAATTTTTATCATGCTGGCACTGGGTGTGGTTTTAAAGTCTAACGGCTTGATTGATGAAAAGTTTACTGAAGGTGGCTCACGTCTTGTATTCAATGTGACGTTACCAGCTTTGCTCTTTTTAAGCGTAGTAAAAGCAGATTTACAACAAGCTGGGCATTTTCAACTTATCGCTTTTGCGCTGATTGGTAACATGGCCCTTTTCGGCCTTTTTGAATTGTTGTGCGGAACGATGATCAAGAAACGATCGGATCTTGGCGTGGTGGTGCAAGGGGCCTTTCGTGCTAATACCGGCATCATTGGTTTAGCTTATGCCGCCAATGCTTACGGTGAAGAAGGATTAGTTATTGGCTCGTTATATGTTGCCGCTATTACCGTGCTCTACAATATTTTGGCCGTCATAACACTTACTCGCCATTCAGAGACCAATACTCAATTAAATATTCGTCATTTACTGCATTCAATCATACGAAACCCACTGATCATCAGTATTCTGATTGCTATTCCAATTTCTTATTTACATATTGAATTGCCTAATATTTTACTGCAATCAGGCCGCTACTTTGCAGATATGACACTACCACTTGCGTTGCTATGTACAGGGGCGAGTTTGGATTTCAGGCAACTAAAACAAGAATCAACCAGCGCCAATGTCGCTGGTTTTAGCCGTTTAGTTATAGCCCCAACGCTACTCACAATCACAGGTTACCTACTTGGCTTTCGCAGTGTAGAGCTTGGCATTATCTTTTTGATGTCTGCAGCACCAACCGCTGCAGCCAGTTATGTAATGGCGCATTCGATGGGAGCCAATGCAAAATTAGCCGCCAACATTATTGCCTTAACAACAATCGCCTCGACGTTCACCTGTAGTCTAGGGATCACACTACTTAATATGTGGACAAAATAA
- a CDS encoding putative manganese transporter, translating to MASLQKAQYNQLQNHYWRIANKRLILPVILFALLAAPSTREITVAVLSDAFWQVAAYVAATLTIYHIIANKMSQKSRLKTLLNSNARYQVIFAALMGALPGCGGAIVVITQYVRGQLSFGAVVAVLTATMGDAAFLLLATEPSTGLLMMAIGCCVGLISGWIVDATHGCDFMRPELKPKQDTTATQHEKRTSPTVLKLQGQFWKWVLAPAIVIAIMGSLQIDIDQTFKLSAGTIDIIGTIAVIMALLLWATSRDITDYESAVSEDPKLASSHMYQRIAQDTNFVTSWVIGAFLIFELTIFWTGVDLQGLFSNWALLIPLMGVMIGLLPGCGPQIIVTSLYLSGAIPMSAQIGNAISNDGDALFPAIALAPKAAFIATLYSTFPAIIAAYGYFVFFE from the coding sequence ATGGCATCTTTACAAAAAGCGCAATACAACCAGCTTCAAAATCACTATTGGCGTATTGCAAACAAGCGCCTAATCCTTCCTGTGATCTTATTTGCACTATTAGCAGCACCATCAACACGCGAGATCACCGTTGCTGTTTTATCTGATGCTTTTTGGCAAGTTGCCGCTTATGTCGCTGCAACACTGACGATTTACCATATCATCGCGAATAAGATGAGCCAGAAAAGCAGACTTAAAACCCTGTTAAACAGCAACGCACGCTACCAAGTCATCTTTGCAGCACTAATGGGTGCCCTACCTGGTTGTGGTGGTGCGATAGTCGTGATCACCCAATATGTGCGAGGCCAGCTTAGTTTTGGAGCCGTCGTAGCTGTTTTAACTGCAACTATGGGGGACGCAGCTTTTTTATTGTTAGCAACTGAACCAAGTACAGGGCTATTGATGATGGCCATTGGGTGCTGTGTTGGCCTCATCTCAGGTTGGATTGTCGATGCCACTCATGGCTGCGACTTTATGCGGCCTGAACTCAAACCCAAGCAAGACACAACAGCAACTCAACACGAAAAAAGAACGTCACCAACAGTGTTAAAACTGCAAGGTCAATTTTGGAAATGGGTACTGGCCCCAGCCATAGTGATCGCAATTATGGGTTCGCTGCAAATCGATATCGATCAAACGTTCAAACTCAGCGCAGGCACGATTGATATTATTGGTACAATTGCTGTCATTATGGCTTTACTGCTATGGGCAACATCGCGTGATATCACTGATTATGAATCCGCTGTTTCAGAAGATCCTAAATTAGCCTCAAGTCACATGTATCAACGTATCGCTCAAGACACCAACTTTGTCACTAGCTGGGTGATCGGTGCATTTTTGATTTTTGAATTAACCATTTTTTGGACAGGCGTCGATCTACAAGGCCTCTTCTCTAACTGGGCGTTATTAATTCCATTAATGGGTGTAATGATCGGTCTTTTGCCGGGTTGTGGCCCCCAGATTATTGTCACTAGCCTTTATTTATCTGGGGCTATTCCGATGTCGGCACAAATAGGCAATGCAATCAGCAACGATGGCGATGCGCTTTTTCCTGCCATAGCACTTGCCCCAAAGGCCGCTTTCATCGCCACACTCTATTCAACGTTCCCAGCCATCATTGCGGCATACGGTTACTTTGTCTTCTTTGAATGA
- a CDS encoding helix-turn-helix transcriptional regulator — MFSQLPGCWGCKDNDSVFVFANKEYGNIIGVDHHLDCIGRTDFDMPSPTAECAESFIIQDQQVIDSGQRMKILDIHPYSDGNWRAHLFTKTPWKDDDQNIIGTIFSGIELKDTAILEVGHWICRAAGLSKESQASFSLDLSHHHIVLNTRESEVLFLLLYGKKPQYISRVLNVSVKTVENYVLKLREKFNANSKNELIDLALDNGFGSHIPESMLNRQLSVILKE, encoded by the coding sequence ATGTTCAGTCAGCTTCCCGGATGTTGGGGCTGTAAAGATAATGACTCTGTATTTGTATTTGCGAATAAAGAATATGGAAATATCATTGGAGTAGACCATCATTTAGATTGTATTGGCCGAACAGATTTTGATATGCCAAGCCCAACAGCTGAGTGCGCTGAATCTTTTATTATTCAAGATCAACAAGTAATAGATTCAGGACAAAGGATGAAAATACTTGATATTCACCCTTATTCAGATGGTAACTGGCGAGCTCACTTATTTACCAAAACTCCTTGGAAAGATGATGACCAAAATATTATCGGTACTATTTTTTCAGGAATAGAATTAAAAGATACTGCCATTTTAGAAGTGGGACACTGGATTTGCAGAGCGGCGGGTTTAAGCAAGGAAAGTCAGGCGTCATTTAGCCTCGATTTAAGCCATCACCATATAGTGCTCAACACTCGCGAGTCTGAAGTGTTATTTTTGCTACTTTACGGTAAGAAACCACAATATATATCTCGTGTGCTCAATGTTTCAGTGAAAACAGTTGAAAATTATGTATTAAAGCTACGAGAAAAATTTAATGCCAATTCTAAAAATGAACTGATTGATTTGGCACTCGATAATGGCTTTGGATCGCATATTCCAGAAAGTATGCTAAATAGACAACTCTCTGTTATTCTAAAAGAATAA
- the pdxH gene encoding pyridoxamine 5'-phosphate oxidase: MDLSDIRREYTRGGLRRNDLPTSPVPLFRKWLDQAVEAKLTDPTAMTVATVDQDGQPFQRIVLLKHFDEDGFVFYTNLGSRKALHLSDNAKISLHFPWHGIERQVHVTGVAEKLSVFEVMKYFSSRPKESQIAAWASKQSSRLTARQALEGKYMELKQKFSQGEVPVPTFWGGYRVKLSSVEFWQGGEHRLHDRFLFSLNSDDNASWDIERLAP, translated from the coding sequence ATGGATTTGTCTGATATTCGTCGAGAATATACCCGAGGTGGGTTACGCCGTAACGATTTGCCTACATCACCTGTTCCCCTCTTTAGGAAGTGGCTTGATCAGGCGGTTGAAGCGAAGTTGACGGACCCGACGGCAATGACGGTTGCGACAGTCGATCAAGATGGGCAACCGTTCCAGCGTATCGTTTTGCTGAAGCATTTTGATGAAGATGGCTTTGTGTTCTATACCAACCTTGGTAGCCGTAAAGCTTTACATTTATCTGATAACGCAAAAATTAGCTTACATTTTCCTTGGCATGGGATTGAGCGTCAAGTGCATGTAACGGGCGTCGCTGAGAAATTATCCGTATTTGAAGTCATGAAGTACTTTTCATCCCGACCGAAGGAAAGCCAAATTGCCGCGTGGGCGAGTAAACAAAGCAGTCGCTTAACAGCAAGGCAAGCGTTAGAAGGCAAGTACATGGAACTTAAACAGAAGTTCTCTCAAGGTGAAGTGCCAGTTCCTACATTTTGGGGGGGGTACCGAGTCAAATTATCTTCTGTTGAATTTTGGCAGGGGGGTGAGCATCGTCTACATGATCGTTTTTTATTTTCACTCAATAGTGATGATAATGCTTCGTGGGATATAGAGCGCCTAGCACCTTAA
- a CDS encoding sensor histidine kinase, which translates to MFSVNRKNTLVLLSLVGALLCGLVSAITYQQVKQHLSDKIISDVNQLGEKIDAQLSRYSQLPKVLASDPRLLDALVTDEQSARAINHQYKQTSLLLESWASTLRADTLYLINRQGDTLAASNWQSETSFVGQNYGYRPYFTQALAGNVGQYFALGARSDKRGYYFSAPVYKKNEIIGVLALKVDLSIIEDIWNYDQVDYAIVDQHGIVFYSSEDAWLYHSLVALPNTLRKSVIASRQYGNAKLQAISKHSLLSDFQQQDITEILIPTKKTTIEMLTTYREMNKVGWSIYGFSPINAAYQYVFQALFIFIVFYLMLCLAIVSWLQTSFAQTQLALLNDKLEQLVIERTRNLMETNQELRDTINQYELSQAELKQAHSELVQAAKLAMLGELSASINHEINQPLAAMRTYAENSRKLLVKERYDAVAGNIEEIISLNKMIADIIARFKVFARKTTENNTRTAVADSIRSATSLLRNKLIKHGVILRVEELPPHLVVNIDAVQFEQVLINLLHNAIQALENAHPPQIGVHFTPQEDTVAIHIWDNGPGLDDEQKHKIFNPFYTSKPDGLGLGLTISRRIIDAFSGTLTVKDHSGGGCEFIITLPRSTEDGQ; encoded by the coding sequence ATGTTCAGTGTGAACAGAAAGAATACCCTTGTCCTTTTAAGCCTGGTTGGAGCCTTACTGTGTGGCCTCGTCAGTGCTATTACTTATCAACAAGTCAAACAGCACCTCTCTGATAAAATCATCAGCGATGTCAATCAGCTTGGTGAAAAAATTGACGCACAATTATCACGTTACAGCCAACTACCCAAGGTGCTCGCGAGCGATCCCCGCTTACTCGATGCTCTGGTAACCGATGAACAAAGTGCACGTGCAATCAACCATCAGTACAAGCAAACAAGTTTATTGCTAGAGTCTTGGGCTTCAACCCTTCGTGCAGACACCCTTTACCTTATCAATCGTCAAGGCGATACGCTCGCCGCGAGTAACTGGCAATCAGAAACCAGTTTTGTCGGTCAAAACTATGGCTATCGTCCTTATTTCACCCAAGCACTTGCAGGTAATGTCGGGCAATATTTTGCACTAGGTGCACGCTCTGATAAACGCGGTTACTACTTCTCTGCACCTGTGTACAAAAAAAACGAAATCATAGGGGTATTAGCACTCAAAGTTGACCTCTCGATTATCGAAGATATTTGGAACTACGATCAAGTAGATTACGCCATTGTTGATCAGCACGGTATCGTCTTTTACAGTTCGGAAGATGCTTGGTTGTATCATTCACTCGTCGCTTTACCAAATACGTTGCGTAAAAGCGTCATCGCATCGCGTCAATATGGCAATGCTAAACTGCAAGCAATAAGTAAGCACTCACTTCTAAGTGATTTTCAGCAACAAGACATCACTGAAATACTCATCCCAACCAAAAAAACAACAATAGAAATGCTGACAACCTACCGTGAGATGAACAAGGTAGGCTGGTCAATATATGGCTTTTCGCCTATTAACGCCGCTTATCAGTATGTATTTCAAGCGCTATTTATTTTTATCGTTTTCTATTTAATGCTATGCCTTGCCATTGTGTCTTGGTTACAAACCAGCTTTGCTCAAACACAGTTAGCCCTACTTAACGACAAGCTTGAACAGTTAGTCATAGAACGTACCCGCAATTTAATGGAAACCAACCAAGAATTACGCGACACAATTAATCAATATGAACTATCACAAGCTGAGCTTAAACAAGCACACAGTGAGCTAGTGCAAGCCGCTAAGCTTGCAATGCTTGGTGAACTATCAGCCAGTATTAACCATGAGATAAACCAACCATTAGCCGCCATGCGTACCTATGCAGAAAACTCTCGCAAGTTATTGGTCAAAGAGCGTTACGACGCAGTCGCCGGTAATATTGAAGAAATCATTAGTCTTAATAAAATGATCGCTGACATTATTGCGCGCTTCAAAGTTTTTGCCCGTAAAACCACCGAGAATAATACCCGCACAGCCGTCGCTGACTCCATTCGCTCGGCAACCAGCTTGTTACGCAATAAACTGATAAAACACGGTGTCATTTTACGCGTTGAAGAATTACCACCACATCTTGTGGTAAACATAGATGCCGTACAGTTTGAGCAAGTACTCATTAATTTGCTCCATAATGCGATACAAGCGCTAGAGAATGCGCATCCACCACAAATTGGTGTTCACTTCACGCCACAAGAAGATACCGTTGCCATTCACATTTGGGATAATGGTCCAGGCTTAGATGACGAGCAAAAACATAAAATTTTCAATCCTTTCTATACATCTAAACCAGACGGTTTAGGGCTTGGATTGACCATATCACGACGAATTATCGATGCTTTTTCTGGCACATTAACCGTCAAAGATCACAGTGGCGGAGGGTGTGAGTTTATTATCACACTGCCACGTAGTACCGAGGATGGACAATGA